One genomic window of Halovivax cerinus includes the following:
- a CDS encoding nucleotide sugar dehydrogenase — protein MTDAACHRLYDSGVSNRVEREALTGGAIPLAVYGLGKMGLPLAAVFADTGVRVTGVDVDPEVVASVSAGDAHVDEPGLDPLVTDQVDAGRLSATTDGPAAAANATVHVVIVPTLVGDDHEPDLSTVEAVLEDIAAGLDPGDLVVLESTVPPRTARDVVTPTLESATGLDRGSFGVAVCPERTSSGTALRDIRGQYPKVVGGIDAASTRAASTLYEPVNAAGVTTVADATTAEAVKVFEGIYRDVNIALANELARTSDDLEISVLEAIETANQLPVCDIHDPGPGVGGHCIPNYPHFLMGQIDVDTPLTATARRVNDRMPAVVVDRLGRELDAVGTDLENATVAVLGLTYRPGIPELRHAPALDVVDRLRARGASVVATDPLVDPDDLGISPLPMAGLPDADLDAIVVVTPHTAFRTIDWEAVDPLVVLDGRNALDLEGTHHHVLTLGDGSREGTNRHSLRARLDAR, from the coding sequence GTGACCGACGCCGCGTGCCACCGCCTCTACGACAGCGGCGTCTCGAACCGGGTGGAACGGGAGGCGCTCACCGGCGGAGCGATACCGCTCGCAGTCTACGGACTCGGCAAGATGGGGCTCCCGCTCGCCGCGGTCTTCGCCGATACCGGAGTGCGCGTCACCGGTGTCGACGTCGATCCGGAGGTGGTCGCGAGCGTGTCCGCTGGCGACGCACACGTCGACGAACCCGGATTGGATCCACTCGTCACGGACCAGGTCGACGCGGGTCGACTGTCGGCCACCACCGACGGGCCGGCGGCCGCCGCGAACGCGACCGTACACGTCGTCATCGTCCCGACGCTGGTGGGTGACGATCACGAACCGGATCTCTCGACCGTCGAGGCAGTCCTCGAGGATATCGCGGCCGGACTCGACCCGGGCGACCTGGTCGTCCTCGAATCGACGGTCCCGCCGCGAACCGCCAGGGACGTCGTGACCCCGACGCTCGAATCAGCGACCGGACTCGATCGCGGCTCGTTCGGCGTCGCCGTGTGTCCGGAACGAACGTCGTCCGGCACGGCGCTCCGAGACATCCGCGGTCAGTACCCCAAGGTCGTCGGGGGCATCGATGCGGCGAGTACCCGCGCCGCGTCGACACTGTACGAACCCGTGAACGCCGCTGGCGTGACGACGGTTGCCGACGCCACGACCGCGGAAGCCGTCAAGGTCTTCGAGGGAATCTACCGCGACGTCAACATCGCGCTCGCGAACGAGCTCGCCCGGACCAGTGACGATCTCGAAATCTCCGTCCTCGAGGCGATCGAGACCGCGAACCAGCTGCCGGTCTGTGACATTCACGATCCTGGCCCGGGCGTCGGCGGCCACTGTATCCCGAACTATCCACACTTCCTGATGGGCCAGATCGACGTCGACACCCCGCTGACGGCGACCGCGAGGCGGGTCAACGACCGAATGCCGGCCGTCGTCGTCGACCGACTCGGCAGAGAACTCGACGCCGTCGGCACAGACCTCGAGAACGCGACCGTCGCCGTCCTCGGGTTGACGTACCGTCCGGGGATTCCGGAGCTTCGACACGCGCCTGCGCTCGACGTCGTGGATCGACTGCGGGCCCGCGGCGCATCCGTCGTCGCGACCGATCCGCTCGTCGACCCGGACGACCTCGGTATCTCGCCACTGCCGATGGCGGGTCTCCCCGACGCCGATCTCGACGCGATCGTCGTCGTGACCCCGCACACGGCCTTCAGGACGATCGACTGGGAGGCGGTCGATCCGCTCGTCGTCCTCGACGGACGCAACGCGCTCGACCTGGAGGGGACCCACCACCACGTGCTGACCCTCGGTGACGGCTCCCGCGAGGGGACGAATCGTCACTCGCTTCGTGCGCGCCTCGACGCACGATGA